The proteins below are encoded in one region of Helianthus annuus cultivar XRQ/B chromosome 2, HanXRQr2.0-SUNRISE, whole genome shotgun sequence:
- the LOC110885695 gene encoding abl interactor homolog produces the protein MRGRGRGHGAYAAPNDHEAGPSHRRTPSGSHNTDTQNLWRSFTEPARHSVSPSTSPSIPHSFGPQSENEPHNSHQSYIPLQGHQSPFDHPSPVFQGLYNPADYLDVPMGFNPLGTKDHFPGGNAMDVDEDTDPSMPPSGTPNHPIEISDGSPFVGSPYNGPDSFEEKFRQYDCVFTPSYHNSPLHQPQHSSPLHPQQQQPQQQQNPSEDSRLVAVTPPPPPPPVLPPPPPRRRRTNARISAREGVRIGTPPHSGGSRYSPLHEEPEMGESSHPVSEVTSAPIAPPPL, from the coding sequence atgagaggaagaggaaggggacatGGAGCATATGCAGCCCCAAACGACCATGAAGCCGGACCTTCGCACAGGCGAACACCTTCAGGCTCTCATAACACAGATACTCAAAATCTGTGGAGGTCTTTTACTGAACCCGCAAGGCACTCGGTTTCACCGAGTACCTCACCTTCTATCCCACACTCCTTTGGGCCTCAatcagaaaatgagccccacaactctcACCAGTCCTATATTCCTCTCCAAGGACACCAATCACCCTTTGACCACCCATCACCTGTTTTCCAAGGACTGTACAACCCCGCTGACTACCTTGATGTGCctatgggttttaacccactcggaACAAAAGACCATTTTCCTGGTGGCAATGCGATGGATGTCGATGAAGATACCGATCCCTCAATGCCACCATCTGGAACGCCGAACCACCCtatcgagatttctgatgggtcacCTTTTGTGGGATCACCATACAATGGTCCCGACAGCTTTGAGGAGAAATTCAGGCAGTATGACTGCGTAtttacccctagttaccataactctccccTGCACCAGCCACAACACAGCTCTCCCTTGCACccccagcaacagcagccacagcagcagcagaatccttctgaggattcccGACTTGTCGCGGTCactccaccaccgccaccacctccggttttgcctcccCCGCCTCCGAGGCGAAGACGAACGAATGCACGGATTTCCGCACGAGAGGGAGtacgcatcggcacccctccacattcagGTGGCAGCCGGTACTCGCCACTTCACGAAGaaccagagatgggagaatcttcaCATCCCGTCTCAGAAGTAACTTCTGCGCCAATCGCGCCACCACCACTATAG